From Skermanella sp. TT6, a single genomic window includes:
- the gmk gene encoding guanylate kinase, producing the protein MQPAGPGPAKIGRRGLMLVLSSPSGAGKTTIARRMLQRNSSLTMSVSVTTRPMRPGEVDGVDYHFIDRERFEQMVAERQLLEHARVFGNYYGTPKEPVEQALAKGREILFDIDWQGTQQLAENARDDLVSVFVLPPSAKELERRLYARAQDSAEVIAGRMAKASDEMSHYFDYDYVIVNHDIESSVQQVQTILEAERLKRRRQVGLADFVRQLQDGL; encoded by the coding sequence ATGCAGCCAGCCGGACCCGGCCCGGCCAAGATCGGACGCCGCGGGCTGATGCTGGTGCTGTCGTCGCCGTCGGGCGCCGGCAAGACCACGATCGCGCGCCGCATGCTTCAGCGCAACAGCAGCCTGACCATGTCGGTATCGGTCACCACCCGCCCGATGCGGCCGGGGGAGGTCGACGGGGTCGACTATCACTTCATCGATCGCGAGAGGTTCGAGCAGATGGTCGCCGAGCGCCAGCTGCTGGAGCACGCGCGGGTCTTCGGAAACTATTACGGAACGCCGAAGGAGCCGGTCGAGCAGGCGCTTGCCAAAGGGCGGGAGATCCTGTTCGACATCGACTGGCAGGGAACCCAACAACTCGCCGAGAACGCCCGGGACGATCTGGTCAGCGTCTTCGTCCTGCCGCCGTCCGCCAAGGAACTGGAGCGCCGGCTGTATGCCCGCGCCCAGGACAGCGCCGAGGTGATCGCCGGCCGCATGGCCAAGGCGTCGGACGAGATGAGCCACTATTTCGACTACGACTACGTGATCGTCAATCACGACATCGAGTCAAGCGTCCAGCAGGTGCAGACCATCCTCGAGGCCGAGCGCCTCAAGCGGCGGCGCCAGGTCGGTCTGGCCGACTTCGTCCGGCAGCTCCAGGACGGCCTCTGA
- a CDS encoding SDR family NAD(P)-dependent oxidoreductase, with protein MRDPRTILITGASSGIGEALAEAYAGPATMLVLTGRDRTRLDAVAARCSARGADVRATVIDVTDREGMRRWLSGVDAVSPIDLCIANAGISGGTGGGDGKRGRGESEEQARRIFSVNLDGVLNTIHPLIGPMTERGRGQLGLVSSLAGFHGYPGAPAYCASKAAVRSYGESLRLALRPNGIQVSVICPGFVRSRITDRNRFPMPFLMDADRAARIIRRGLERDRARIAFPLPTYFMSWLVGALPAGLADVLLARTPAKE; from the coding sequence ATGCGCGATCCCCGTACGATCCTGATCACCGGCGCCTCCAGCGGCATCGGCGAAGCCCTGGCCGAAGCCTATGCCGGCCCCGCGACGATGCTGGTGCTGACCGGCCGCGACCGGACCAGGCTGGACGCGGTGGCGGCCCGCTGCTCCGCGCGCGGGGCCGATGTCCGGGCGACGGTTATCGACGTGACCGACCGCGAGGGCATGCGGCGGTGGCTGTCCGGGGTCGATGCCGTGTCGCCGATCGACCTGTGCATCGCCAATGCCGGCATCAGCGGCGGGACCGGCGGCGGTGACGGAAAGCGCGGCCGGGGCGAGAGCGAGGAGCAGGCCCGGCGCATCTTCTCGGTCAACCTGGACGGCGTGCTGAACACCATCCACCCGCTGATCGGCCCGATGACGGAACGCGGACGCGGCCAGCTTGGGCTGGTCAGCTCGCTTGCCGGATTCCACGGCTATCCTGGAGCCCCGGCCTACTGCGCCAGCAAGGCGGCGGTGAGGAGCTACGGCGAGTCGCTCCGGCTGGCGCTGCGGCCGAACGGCATCCAGGTCTCGGTGATCTGCCCCGGCTTCGTGCGCAGCCGTATCACCGACCGCAACCGCTTTCCGATGCCCTTCCTGATGGATGCCGACCGGGCGGCCCGGATCATCCGGCGCGGCCTGGAGCGCGACCGTGCCCGCATCGCCTTCCCGTTGCCGACATACTTCATGAGCTGGCTGGTCGGCGCCCTGCCCGCCGGGCTTGCCGACGTCCTTCTGGCTAGGACGCCGGCCAAGGAGTGA
- the rsmA gene encoding 16S rRNA (adenine(1518)-N(6)/adenine(1519)-N(6))-dimethyltransferase RsmA has product MSRIDDLPPLRDVIARFDLGARKALGQNFLLDLNLTGRIARAAGDLAGVTVVEVGPGPGGLTRALLNTDAAGVVAIERDARCITALADLVEAAEGRLRLVEGDALEAAVEALAPAPRAIVANLPYNVATPLLIGWLRRIERFRSLTLMFQREVADRLAAKPGGKTYGRLSVIAQWRAEVRPLFNLPARAFTPPPKIESTVVQLVPRQAPEPAEFEAMEAVTAAAFGQRRKMLRASLKSLGDAESLIERAGLVPTQRAEEIPVAGFAALARAYRERVER; this is encoded by the coding sequence ATGAGCCGGATCGACGACCTGCCGCCGCTCCGCGACGTCATAGCGCGCTTCGACCTGGGAGCCCGCAAGGCGCTCGGGCAGAACTTCCTGCTCGACCTGAACCTGACGGGACGGATCGCCCGGGCGGCCGGCGACCTGGCCGGCGTCACGGTGGTCGAGGTCGGTCCCGGCCCCGGCGGATTGACGCGGGCCCTGCTGAACACGGATGCCGCCGGGGTGGTCGCGATCGAACGCGATGCCCGCTGCATCACCGCGCTGGCCGATCTGGTGGAGGCGGCCGAGGGCAGGCTGCGGCTGGTCGAAGGCGACGCGCTGGAAGCCGCCGTCGAAGCCCTGGCCCCTGCCCCGCGCGCCATCGTCGCGAACCTGCCCTACAATGTCGCCACGCCGCTTCTGATCGGCTGGCTGCGCCGGATCGAGCGGTTCCGCAGCCTGACGCTGATGTTCCAGCGAGAGGTCGCCGACCGGCTGGCGGCGAAACCGGGCGGCAAGACCTATGGCAGGCTGTCGGTGATCGCGCAATGGCGGGCGGAGGTGCGTCCGCTGTTCAACCTGCCCGCCCGCGCCTTCACGCCGCCGCCGAAGATCGAATCGACGGTCGTGCAGCTCGTTCCGAGGCAGGCTCCGGAACCCGCCGAGTTCGAGGCTATGGAGGCGGTGACCGCCGCCGCCTTCGGCCAGCGCCGCAAGATGCTGCGGGCCAGCCTGAAGTCCCTGGGCGACGCCGAGTCGCTGATCGAGCGGGCGGGACTGGTGCCGACCCAACGCGCGGAGGAAATCCCCGTCGCCGGCTTCGCGGCCCTGGCGCGGGCATACCGGGAGCGCGTAGAGCGCTAG
- a CDS encoding YicC/YloC family endoribonuclease, which yields MTGFARAEGRDQGYAWTFEIKSVNSRNLDLRCRLAPGFDALEPVARTSVPQRVRRGSVNVSLAVTRTAAPNQVRINRDLLDQLIALAGELGGTTEKPRLDSLLAVRGVVETVEDADFGDDRERLEAAMAATLQQALDSLGAVRLAEGARLVEVLNQHLNEIARLTDQASACAALQPEALRQKLRGQVAALLDAVPSLTEERLAQEAALLIARADVREELDRLRAHVAAARDMLAKGGAIGRQLDFLCQEFNREANTLCSKSSDVELTRTGLALKAAIEQLREQAQNIE from the coding sequence ATGACTGGTTTCGCCCGGGCCGAAGGGCGCGACCAGGGGTATGCCTGGACCTTCGAGATCAAGAGCGTCAACAGCAGGAACCTCGACCTCCGCTGCCGGCTGGCGCCGGGCTTCGACGCGCTGGAGCCGGTCGCCCGGACCTCCGTTCCCCAGCGGGTGCGCCGCGGCAGCGTCAACGTGTCCCTGGCGGTCACCCGGACGGCCGCGCCGAATCAGGTCCGGATCAACCGCGACCTGCTGGACCAGCTCATCGCCCTTGCCGGCGAACTCGGCGGGACGACGGAGAAACCGAGGCTGGACTCGCTGCTCGCGGTGCGGGGCGTGGTCGAGACGGTCGAGGACGCCGATTTCGGCGACGACCGCGAGCGACTCGAAGCCGCCATGGCGGCGACCCTCCAGCAGGCGCTCGACAGTCTCGGCGCGGTCCGGCTGGCGGAGGGGGCGCGGCTGGTGGAAGTGCTCAACCAGCACCTGAACGAGATCGCCCGGTTGACCGACCAGGCCTCCGCCTGCGCGGCGCTCCAGCCGGAGGCGCTCCGGCAGAAGCTGCGCGGGCAGGTCGCCGCCCTGCTGGACGCGGTGCCCAGCCTGACCGAGGAGCGGCTGGCCCAGGAAGCGGCGCTCCTGATCGCCCGAGCCGACGTGCGCGAGGAGCTGGACCGGCTGCGTGCCCACGTGGCCGCCGCGCGCGACATGCTGGCCAAGGGTGGCGCGATTGGCCGGCAGCTCGACTTCCTGTGCCAGGAATTCAACCGGGAAGCCAACACCCTGTGCTCCAAGTCGTCCGACGTGGAGCTGACCCGCACCGGCCTCGCCCTCAAGGCCGCCATCGAACAGTTGCGTGAGCAGGCACAGAACATCGAATGA
- a CDS encoding leucyl aminopeptidase, with protein sequence MKFTFSDLTSSLPTSGSLVLPVLAERTLTPAGTDLDGKTGGTLTRAMAANKFSGKADEVLTIVAPGGVDLDHIVLVGLGKPEQVTDLILQDAGGAIVAALGKNAAEASVVVEQAAGVALEPSAMAAEIAFGALLRSYRFDKYRTKEKPEAKPALQAVSLLTKGADAAEKLFADREAVASGVFLTRDVVSEPANILYPRTLADRCLELSDLGVEVEVLDQGQMAKLGMGALLGVAQGSVREPYLVVMKYDGAPEAADKRPVAFVGKGVTFDTGGISIKPAAGMEDMKWDMGGAGVVLGLMKALAARKAKVNAVGVVGLVENMPSGSAQRPGDIVTSLSGQTIEVLNTDAEGRLVLADALWFTQDTFKPTAMVNLATLTGAVIVALGTEHAGLFSNDDALSEQLTAAGRKVGEKLWRMPLNEAYDKAINSDAADVKNIAGSRDAGSIIGAQFLQRFVNNVPWAHLDIAGVTWSKKDAGTIPKGATSFGVRLLDRYVADVYEG encoded by the coding sequence ATGAAATTCACGTTCTCCGATCTGACCTCGTCGCTGCCCACATCCGGCTCGCTCGTCCTGCCCGTCCTCGCCGAACGCACGCTGACGCCCGCCGGCACCGACCTCGACGGGAAGACCGGCGGCACCCTGACCCGCGCCATGGCCGCCAACAAGTTCTCCGGCAAGGCCGACGAGGTCCTGACCATCGTGGCGCCCGGCGGGGTCGACCTCGACCACATCGTCCTGGTCGGCCTCGGCAAGCCGGAGCAGGTCACCGACCTGATCCTGCAGGATGCCGGTGGCGCCATTGTGGCGGCCCTGGGGAAAAACGCGGCCGAGGCGTCGGTGGTGGTCGAGCAGGCGGCGGGCGTGGCGCTGGAGCCGTCGGCCATGGCGGCCGAGATCGCCTTCGGGGCGCTGCTGCGCTCCTACCGGTTCGACAAGTACCGCACGAAGGAGAAGCCGGAAGCCAAGCCCGCGCTGCAGGCGGTCAGCCTCCTGACCAAGGGCGCGGATGCCGCGGAGAAGCTGTTCGCCGACCGCGAGGCGGTCGCTTCCGGCGTCTTCCTGACCCGCGACGTCGTCTCCGAACCGGCCAACATCCTCTATCCGCGCACGCTCGCCGACCGCTGCCTGGAACTGTCCGACCTGGGCGTCGAGGTCGAGGTTCTCGACCAGGGGCAGATGGCGAAGCTCGGCATGGGCGCGCTGCTCGGCGTGGCGCAGGGAAGCGTGCGGGAGCCGTACCTGGTCGTCATGAAGTACGACGGCGCCCCCGAGGCCGCGGACAAGCGGCCGGTCGCCTTCGTCGGCAAGGGCGTCACCTTCGACACCGGCGGCATCTCCATCAAGCCCGCGGCCGGGATGGAGGACATGAAGTGGGACATGGGCGGCGCCGGCGTGGTCCTGGGCCTGATGAAGGCGCTGGCCGCCCGCAAGGCCAAGGTCAACGCGGTCGGCGTGGTCGGACTGGTCGAGAACATGCCGTCGGGCAGCGCCCAGCGGCCCGGCGACATCGTGACCAGCCTGTCCGGCCAGACAATCGAGGTGCTGAACACCGACGCCGAGGGCCGGCTGGTCCTGGCCGACGCGCTGTGGTTCACCCAGGACACGTTCAAGCCGACCGCCATGGTCAACCTGGCGACCCTGACGGGTGCCGTCATCGTGGCGCTGGGGACCGAGCATGCCGGGCTGTTCTCCAACGACGACGCCCTGTCGGAGCAGCTGACCGCCGCGGGCCGCAAGGTCGGCGAGAAGCTGTGGCGCATGCCGTTGAACGAGGCGTACGACAAGGCGATCAACTCCGACGCGGCCGACGTCAAGAACATCGCGGGCAGCCGTGATGCCGGCAGCATCATCGGCGCCCAGTTCCTGCAGCGCTTCGTCAACAACGTGCCCTGGGCGCACCTGGACATCGCCGGCGTGACCTGGTCGAAGAAGGACGCCGGCACGATCCCGAAGGGCGCCACGTCCTTCGGCGTTCGCCTGCTCGACCGCTACGTCGCGGACGTGTACGAGGGGTAA
- a CDS encoding peptidylprolyl isomerase, whose amino-acid sequence MLYPISRRIRRSWSAAIFTAALIASAGTMGPLPAAAQFATPQTVPQGDQQQQQQQRPAPQQTAPQQTAPQQTAPRAAPQAAPRPAAPAQQSRPAEPPAIAPPPARSVEGIAAVVNDDIISMSDLSARLQLALVSSGLPGTAEVRQRLTPQVLRSLVDERLQMQEASRANISVTDKEIDDAFGRVAEQNQMKRDQLEKMLSSQGVPRSALESQIRATIGWGKLVQRRLRPSIEIGEEEIDAVLRRIEANAGKPEYLAAEIFLAVDSPEREEEVRRLADRLVEQIGQGASFPAVARQFSQSAGATNGGDLGWVQQGQLPDELDSALRDLRPGQASRPIRSLTGYHILLLREQRTTGTVLPPRDQILGALGQDRLDMLQRRLLRDLRMSAFVDLRV is encoded by the coding sequence ATGCTTTACCCGATCAGCCGCCGCATACGACGGAGCTGGAGCGCCGCAATCTTCACCGCGGCCTTGATCGCTTCGGCCGGCACCATGGGACCCCTTCCGGCGGCCGCGCAGTTCGCCACGCCCCAGACCGTTCCCCAGGGCGACCAGCAGCAACAGCAGCAGCAACGTCCTGCGCCGCAGCAGACGGCTCCTCAGCAGACGGCTCCCCAGCAGACGGCGCCGCGGGCCGCTCCGCAGGCAGCACCACGTCCGGCGGCACCCGCCCAGCAGTCGCGCCCGGCCGAGCCACCCGCGATCGCACCGCCGCCGGCGCGTTCGGTCGAAGGCATCGCCGCCGTGGTGAACGACGACATCATCTCGATGTCCGACCTTTCCGCCCGGCTGCAGCTGGCGCTGGTCTCCTCCGGCCTGCCCGGCACCGCGGAGGTCCGCCAGCGGCTCACCCCGCAGGTGCTGCGCAGCCTGGTCGACGAGCGGCTGCAGATGCAGGAAGCGTCGCGGGCCAATATCTCGGTGACCGACAAGGAGATCGACGACGCCTTCGGCCGGGTCGCCGAGCAGAACCAGATGAAGCGGGACCAACTGGAGAAGATGCTCTCCAGCCAAGGCGTGCCGCGGAGCGCGCTGGAAAGCCAGATCCGGGCCACCATAGGCTGGGGCAAGCTGGTCCAGCGCCGCCTGAGGCCCAGCATCGAGATCGGCGAGGAGGAGATCGACGCGGTGCTCCGCCGCATCGAGGCCAACGCGGGCAAGCCCGAGTACTTGGCCGCCGAGATCTTCCTGGCCGTCGACTCGCCCGAGCGGGAGGAGGAGGTCCGGCGTCTGGCCGACCGGCTGGTCGAGCAGATCGGCCAGGGCGCCAGCTTCCCCGCCGTGGCGCGGCAGTTCTCGCAGTCGGCCGGCGCCACCAACGGCGGCGACCTGGGCTGGGTGCAGCAGGGCCAATTGCCCGACGAGCTCGACTCGGCGCTCCGCGATCTGCGTCCGGGACAGGCCTCCCGCCCGATCCGCAGCCTGACCGGCTACCATATCCTGCTGCTGCGCGAACAGCGGACCACGGGGACGGTGCTGCCGCCGCGCGACCAGATCCTGGGGGCCCTGGGCCAGGACCGCCTCGACATGCTGCAGCGCCGGCTCCTGCGCGACCTGCGCATGTCGGCCTTCGTGGACCTGCGCGTCTGA
- the lptF gene encoding LPS export ABC transporter permease LptF, with the protein MKRLTLYLFRHLAVATVFVTAGLTLVIWLTQSLRLLEIVVDGGAPVYLFLQLMVVTLPTFLSIVLPISLLAAVLFTYNRLTMDSELVVMRSAGLGPWGLAKPALILALLVTMMGYGLTLYLAPVAHRELSRLESLARSEFSTVFLREGVFNEAGDGVTVYVRRRMPDGELQGLLIHDTRVPGKPVTINADRGMTVEGEAGTRVVVFDGNRQEVDLATGRMSQLYFDRYAVDLRIFEKQFAERVPDARERSTADLMHAADDPDLLPFRSRLTAELHQRYTSPIFALGFTMMGVAILLVGEFNRRGQSRRIVAAVAGVLVLQSAALGITNLAVNNNAFIPLLYVVAAVPLAVGAFLMIGQRLRGSRGISRFQPTAG; encoded by the coding sequence ATGAAACGGTTGACGCTCTATCTCTTCCGCCACCTGGCCGTGGCGACCGTCTTCGTCACCGCCGGTTTGACGCTTGTCATCTGGCTCACCCAGTCGTTGCGCCTTCTCGAGATCGTGGTGGACGGCGGGGCGCCGGTCTACCTGTTCCTTCAGCTCATGGTGGTCACCCTTCCCACGTTCCTGTCGATCGTGCTGCCGATCAGCCTGCTGGCCGCCGTGCTGTTCACCTACAACCGCCTGACGATGGATTCGGAACTGGTGGTGATGCGGTCCGCCGGGCTGGGTCCGTGGGGGCTCGCCAAGCCCGCGTTGATCCTGGCCCTGCTGGTCACGATGATGGGCTACGGGCTGACGCTCTACCTCGCCCCCGTTGCCCACCGCGAGCTGAGCCGGCTGGAAAGCCTCGCGAGGAGCGAGTTCTCGACGGTGTTCCTGCGCGAAGGCGTCTTCAACGAGGCAGGCGACGGCGTCACCGTCTATGTCCGGCGGCGGATGCCGGACGGTGAATTGCAGGGCCTGCTGATCCACGACACCCGCGTGCCGGGCAAGCCGGTCACGATCAATGCCGACCGCGGCATGACCGTGGAGGGCGAGGCGGGAACCCGCGTCGTCGTTTTCGACGGCAACCGCCAGGAGGTAGACCTCGCGACCGGCCGCATGTCGCAGCTGTATTTCGACCGCTACGCCGTCGACCTCCGCATCTTCGAGAAGCAGTTCGCCGAACGTGTCCCGGACGCGCGGGAGCGCTCGACCGCCGACCTGATGCATGCGGCCGACGACCCGGACCTGCTGCCCTTCAGGAGCCGGCTGACCGCGGAGCTGCACCAGCGCTACACCAGCCCGATCTTCGCGTTGGGCTTCACCATGATGGGCGTGGCGATCCTGCTGGTGGGCGAGTTCAACCGGCGCGGCCAGAGCCGGCGCATCGTCGCGGCCGTGGCCGGCGTGCTGGTCCTGCAGAGCGCGGCGCTCGGCATCACCAACCTGGCGGTCAACAACAACGCCTTCATCCCGCTCCTCTACGTCGTCGCCGCCGTCCCGCTGGCGGTCGGCGCCTTCCTGATGATCGGGCAGCGGCTGCGGGGCTCCCGCGGCATATCCCGTTTCCAACCGACGGCGGGGTGA
- the pdxA gene encoding 4-hydroxythreonine-4-phosphate dehydrogenase PdxA has protein sequence MGTGGGPLALTMGEPSGIGGELALIAWAARRDRSVPAFVLLDDPARIEALGRLVGLQVPVAPVGDPAEAVAAFDHALPVLPVPLDHAVVPGKPDPENGAAVLASIERAVMLVQAGACSAMVTNPIQKSALYRAGFGYPGHTEYLAALAGMVTEPVMMLAGGGLRVVPVTIHLPLRDAIDALTTQGIVQCARVTAAALSADFGIEKPRLALAALNPHAGEGGTLGTEEIEIITPAATVLKREGYDVIGPLPADTLFHAAARRRYDAVLCMYHDQALIPLKTVDFDTGVNITLGLPFVRTSPDHGTALDIAGTGKAGPASLIAALKTAVEMAGFRAARRYVPERCGR, from the coding sequence ATGGGCACCGGCGGCGGGCCACTCGCCCTGACCATGGGCGAGCCGTCGGGCATCGGCGGCGAATTGGCGCTGATAGCCTGGGCGGCAAGGCGGGACCGGTCGGTTCCGGCGTTCGTGCTGCTGGACGATCCCGCCCGGATCGAGGCGCTCGGCCGCCTCGTCGGCCTGCAGGTCCCGGTCGCCCCGGTGGGAGATCCGGCGGAAGCGGTCGCCGCGTTCGACCACGCGCTTCCGGTCCTGCCCGTCCCGCTGGACCATGCTGTGGTACCGGGGAAGCCCGACCCGGAGAACGGGGCCGCCGTCCTCGCCAGCATCGAGCGCGCAGTCATGCTGGTCCAGGCCGGCGCCTGCTCGGCCATGGTGACCAACCCGATCCAGAAGAGCGCGCTGTACCGGGCCGGCTTCGGCTATCCCGGCCATACCGAATACCTGGCCGCCCTGGCCGGAATGGTGACCGAGCCGGTGATGATGCTGGCGGGCGGCGGCCTGCGGGTCGTCCCGGTGACGATCCACCTGCCGCTGCGCGACGCGATCGACGCCCTGACCACCCAGGGGATCGTGCAGTGCGCGCGGGTGACCGCCGCCGCCCTGTCCGCGGACTTCGGGATCGAGAAACCCCGGCTCGCCCTGGCGGCGCTCAATCCCCATGCCGGCGAGGGCGGCACCTTGGGCACCGAGGAGATCGAGATCATCACCCCGGCGGCGACCGTGCTGAAGCGCGAGGGGTACGACGTGATCGGCCCGCTCCCCGCCGACACGCTGTTCCACGCCGCCGCCCGCAGGCGGTACGACGCGGTGCTTTGCATGTACCACGACCAGGCGTTGATCCCGCTGAAGACGGTGGATTTCGACACCGGGGTGAACATCACGCTGGGCCTGCCCTTCGTGCGGACCTCCCCGGACCACGGCACGGCCCTGGACATCGCCGGTACCGGTAAGGCCGGCCCCGCCAGCCTGATCGCGGCGCTGAAGACGGCCGTGGAAATGGCGGGCTTCCGCGCCGCGCGGCGGTACGTTCCAGAGCGCTGCGGGAGATGA
- the lptG gene encoding LPS export ABC transporter permease LptG → MRTSATLSRYIGRQFLLYFCMLLGILLAVILLLDTVELLRRAAGKPDATFSVVVRMALFKLPEIGQQVFPFVILFAGMFTFWRLTRSQELVVARAVGVSAWQFLAPVLIVAPLIAVFQVTVINPAGSVLVARYEKMEDRYLRGRTSSLVVSGSGLWLRQIQENGQYLIHADTAEAGTTTLRPVNVFMYDANGEFASRIDATSATLEPGHWMIRQGWLNTGAGPAEAFDSYRLDTDLTLERIQESFASPDSMSFWELPGFIRTLQETGFSATRHRLHFQSLLSTPLLFCAMVLFAAAFSLRQTRRGGTMMMVAGGVVTGFVLFLFSDVVRAFGISETIPVPLAAWAPAGASLLLGIAVLLHLEDG, encoded by the coding sequence ATGAGGACCTCGGCCACGCTCTCGCGCTATATAGGGCGGCAGTTCCTGCTCTACTTCTGCATGCTCCTGGGCATCCTGCTGGCGGTCATCCTGCTGCTGGACACGGTGGAGTTGCTTCGCCGGGCCGCCGGGAAGCCCGACGCGACCTTCTCGGTCGTCGTGCGGATGGCGCTGTTCAAGCTGCCGGAGATCGGCCAGCAGGTGTTCCCGTTCGTGATCCTGTTCGCCGGGATGTTCACCTTCTGGCGCCTGACCCGCAGCCAGGAGCTGGTGGTCGCCCGCGCCGTCGGGGTCTCGGCCTGGCAGTTCCTGGCGCCGGTGCTGATCGTCGCGCCGCTGATCGCCGTGTTCCAGGTGACCGTGATCAACCCGGCCGGATCGGTGCTGGTCGCCCGGTACGAGAAGATGGAGGACCGGTACCTGCGCGGCCGGACCAGTTCGCTGGTGGTGTCGGGCTCCGGCCTGTGGCTCCGCCAGATCCAGGAGAACGGCCAGTACCTGATCCACGCCGACACCGCCGAGGCCGGCACCACCACCCTGCGGCCGGTCAACGTCTTCATGTACGACGCCAACGGCGAGTTCGCGAGCCGGATCGACGCCACCTCCGCGACGCTGGAGCCGGGTCACTGGATGATCCGCCAGGGCTGGCTGAACACCGGGGCGGGTCCGGCGGAAGCCTTCGACTCCTACCGGCTCGACACCGACCTGACGCTGGAGCGCATCCAGGAGAGCTTCGCCTCGCCCGACAGCATGTCCTTCTGGGAACTGCCGGGCTTCATCAGGACGCTGCAGGAAACCGGCTTCTCCGCGACCCGCCACCGGCTGCATTTCCAGTCGCTGCTGTCGACGCCGCTGCTGTTCTGCGCCATGGTGCTGTTCGCCGCCGCCTTCTCGCTGCGCCAGACACGGCGGGGCGGAACCATGATGATGGTGGCGGGCGGCGTCGTGACCGGCTTCGTGCTCTTCCTGTTCAGCGACGTGGTCCGCGCCTTCGGCATATCCGAGACGATCCCCGTGCCCCTGGCGGCCTGGGCTCCGGCCGGGGCGAGCCTGCTGCTCGGCATCGCCGTGCTGCTCCACCTCGAGGACGGATGA